One Carassius auratus strain Wakin chromosome 16, ASM336829v1, whole genome shotgun sequence genomic window carries:
- the LOC113116561 gene encoding neuronal pentraxin-1-like yields the protein MHPASSRKSEWLFFFFCAICLSVCAGTGMPGSDYTPHPRFICSPIPADADPGCFPTAGGPSGPGSGHQGGPGGSSSGWWGMSEEAKATILHLRESLVQQKETILDQRETIRELSAKLNLCEGSSHTSPHLAHHTHHTYPSAPDTGHLGLELGHYGDGVGGHHTGEAALSEKHVMGEIPSSSSTPEQMNKMLQSLKQRLDNLQTRNTSSSHSSSLKDLLQRKISALEQQMQHHHPDHEEEEDDREHDSHDDHSDSHDESHHSDPHDNNSHQDNEASEHGSERLSYDLQGLGEAQGGAHSKLDAVLSQLQHRLTDTGSRRITRPTEAFQIGFPMRTNYMYGRVKHTLLHEIFSFTLCLWMKAGIDPGLGTPFSYSVPGQANELVLIEWGNNPMELLVDDTAVSLALSVSDGKWHHVCVTWSARDGLWEAYQDGVKRGSGENLSPWHPIKPGGVFILGQEQDTLGGRFDATQAFVGEISDVQMWSHVLTPHDIYSLASCGGHMTGDIIAWAESEVELHGGVTKYPFDPCH from the exons ATGCATCCAGCAAGCTCAAGAAAGAGCGAGtggcttttcttcttcttctgtgccatatgtctttctgtgtgtgctgGGACAGGAATGCCGGGTTCAGACTACACCCCTCATCCTCGCTTCATCTGCAGCCCTATTCCTGCTGATGCCGATCCCGGGTGTTTCCCCACAGCAGGCGGCCCCAGCGGCCCCGGATCCGGACACCAGGGCGGTCCCGGCGGGAGCAGCAGCGGCTGGTGGGGAATGTCCGAGGAGGCCAAAGCGACGATCCTGCACCTGCGGGAGAGTTTGGTGCAGCAGAAGGAAACCATCCTGGACCAGAGGGAGACCATCCGAGAGCTCTCCGCCAAACTGAACCTGTGCGAGGGCTCGAGCCACACATCCCCACACCTGGCCCATCACACCCACCACACCTACCCCTCGGCACCCGACACCGGACACCTCGGGCTGGAGCTGGGACACTATGGAGACGGGGTCGGAGGGCATCACACTGGGGAAGCTGCTCTGAGCGAGAAGCATGTGATGGGGGAGATTCCTTCATCCTCGTCCACACCGGAGCAGATGAACAAGATGCTGCAGAGCCTCAAGCAGCGGCTGGACAACCTGCAG ACGAGAAACACCTCCAGCAGCCACTCCAGCTCCCTGAAGGACCTCCTGCAGAGGAAGATCAGCGCTCTGGAGCAACAGATGCAGCACCATCACCCCGAccacgaggaggaggaggatgacagAGAGCACGACAGCCATGACGACCACAGTGATTCACACGATGAGAGTCACCACAGTGATCCACATGACAACAACAGCCACCAGGACAACGAGGCGTCCGAGCATGGCTCTGAGAGGCTGTCGTATGACCTGCAGGGTCTCGGAGAAGCACAGGGAGGAGCACACAGTAAACTGGATGCGGTCCTCAGTCAGCTGCAGCACAGGCTCACTGACACGG GTTCTAGAAGGATCACCAGACCCACGGAAGCTTTCCAGATCGGCTTCCCCATGAGGACCAACTACATGTACGGCCGTGTGAAGCACACGCTGCTGCACGAGATCTTCTCCTTCACGCTGTGTCTGTGGATGAAGGCTGGCATCGACCCGGGGCTCGGGACGCCCTTCTCTTACTCTGTGCCCGGACAGGCCAATGAGCTGGTGCTCATCGAGTGGGGAAACAACCCCATGGAGCTGCTGGTCGATGACACA gcaGTGTCTTTGGCGCTCTCGGTGAGTGATGGTAAATGGCACCACGTGTGTGTGACATGGTCGGCGCGAGACGGACTGTGGGAGGCCTACCAGGATGGAGTGAAGAGAGGCTCAGGGGAAAACCTCTCGCCCTGGCATCCCATCAAACCTGGAGGAGTCTTCATACTGGGACAGGAACAG GACACACTGGGGGGGCGCTTCGATGCCACGCAGGCGTTCGTTGGTGAGATCTCAGACGTTCAGATGTGGTCTCACGTTCTCACGCCGCACGACATCTACAGCCTGGCGTCATGTGGAGGTCACATGACAGGTGACATCATCGCCTGGGCGGAGTCAGAGGTGGAGCTGCATGGCGGGGTCACCAAATACCCCTTTGACCCCTGCCATTAA